A single Penaeus chinensis breed Huanghai No. 1 chromosome 42, ASM1920278v2, whole genome shotgun sequence DNA region contains:
- the LOC125047772 gene encoding uncharacterized protein LOC125047772, whose protein sequence is MEQPQIAEDMRMTCSQGRLLEMSEQTRLGVMAGHDTPLKAEVDDYEMVSLENGRESPSSLKNSPDEGRHEHAGVGADSGRDSPLKPDSDGMVLEGEDVLAKLREQVSSAKLLTQGISNNNPINSLYDRLHTLLQGKMAQGLQFYTCCHTAELLHYEQFDVEIISM, encoded by the exons ATGGAACAGCCGCAGATTGCGGAGGACATGCGAATG ACGTGCTCACAGGGTCGCCTGCTGGAGATGAGCGAGCAGACCCGCCTGGGCGTGATGGCCGGGCACGACACCCCCCTCAAGGCCGAGGTGGACGACTACGAAATGGTCAGCCTCGAGAACGGACGCGAGAGTCCCTCGTCCCTCAAGAACAGTCCGGACGAAGGTCGCCACGAGCACGCGGGTGTCGGCGCTGATAGTGGTCGTGACAGCCCCCTCAAGCCTGACAGCGACGGCATGGTCCTTGAGGGCGAGGACGTGCTGGCGAAGCTTCGAGAACAGGTGTCTTCGGCCAAGCTCCTGACGCAGGGCATCAGTAATAACAATCCCATCAACAGCTTGTACGACCGCCTGCACACCCTCCTCCAGGGGAAGATGGCCCAGGGG CTGCAGTTTTACACCTGCTGTCACACTGCAGAGCTTTTACAC TATGAACAGTTTGATGTGGAGATTATATCCATGTGA